The window tttttttgtacaaatCCGAGTTTGATGTGTAAAACACGGTTCGTAATAATAAAGCATTATATCTTTCATTCTCTTTCTACTTAAACTTGGAGTTATTTACTACAAAATAAAATCTTTTCAATTGCTTGAGATATTGTAAACGATGTACAGACTTTAATCTGTTTGCATCAAAGTTACAAAAATTTATCACTTAAATTGGCTTAATTGGTAATGTTACGTAGAAAATTAAAGATAACtattttgtaaaagaaaacGTAAACTTGAAGAAAACGGCGTAGAGTGAAACAAAAAGGTGTGCGTGAGTCATGGGTTCGATTATTATTGAGAACTAAATTATCATTTGGTCAGTCTGGATTTGAACTTTGGCGTCAAGTAATTTACATGGTGGATCGTAACCGATGATCGATTCACTTCTTGGTATTAGTCAGAATGTATTCCAAATTTAGATCAGACAGTTTGGTAGTCAGTCCAGTAGCACTAAGTGTGTTACTTCCGGGGAAGACCGGATTAGCCAATCGAATCTATAAAAAGAAATGTGTGTGTTGGCTTCAAATTGTGTCTATacgaaaacaaatatttatatcatCATAAACGTAGGATTATTAGTTGGACCTGAGGTGTACTTTCTATTGATATAACCTCATGGGCCAATAGAAGCTCAAAGCCCAAAAGAAACATTACGTCTGATTGTTCGGTTTGGTTGAGTcggattttggtttgattttatgAGGTTCAAGAAAATCTTTCTTATTGATCAATAATTTCTTGCCCATAAAAAAAACTCTGAAACCAAACTAACTAGATAAAGATAAGTTTCTTAAGATaaatttaatgaaataaatactTTTTGTATAACTACGTTACGTATAATGTAAACTACTACAATTAGATAGTTGCCTAGGTAGAATGATTGGTTAAGTAATTATCACCTATATATTTAAACTTAAGCGTGAAGGGTATTTGATTACAAAAACAACAAACCTAAATCATGACTTGTGTAATTATAGTTTTCTCCATcatgtataattttaaaaagccATAATTGATGCTTAATTTACTCCACATCAATCAAACATTATTGAGAGAAACATCAATCATATGATTCGTATGTATTTCTCTTGTAAATATAAATGAACCCATCGATCAAATAATTTTCTATCATCACACTCACAAAACCATTCCAAAATAATTCATCAGGGAACTTATATAGGTTATTAATGGAGAGAAGAGAGGAGGAACATTACTCGAACTACTTCGTCCAAAGCCCTTCATCGGTTTTCCACGACCTAGAATCCGAGTTCCAGTCCCCATCCCAATATGACTCAGTGCCATTGGTCTTAGTCCGCCTCGATGAAACCCCTAAGCACTCAGATTTCTTGAAATACTCTGAAAGCAAATGTGTCattgaggatgatgatgagaagAGGTTGATGCCATTGCGGAGCCCCAGTTCGGGTTGGTGGATCGTGCTACAAATATTGTGGAGGTTTCTGTTTAGCTTTGGAGTGGCATTGCTTGTCTTCTACATTGCCACTCAGCCTCCTCATCCTGACATTTCTCTTAGAGTAATATGCATATCCTAATTACCAGCTTTTCTAAAAGCAAACTCATCATCGTGGCCTAATAGTCGAAATGAGCATTCATGTAATTTGAGAGATAGTTTTTCAACTGGGGTCGCAATCATTGTGAATCTTTTTAAATGGCAAGAATACATGAATCTTACATAGGATCTGATGATCAGTATGAGTTTGGTTCCAGATCTCCCAAAAATATGAATcatgaaatttttatttctcaaatATGCTTTTGACCACAATAGAGCTTTTTTGTATACTTTTACCTAAAATGTATGTAATTTCACAGATTGGAAGGATCAATCAGTTCATATTACAAGAAGGTGTGGATTCACATGGAGTGACGACTATGTTACTCACTTTCAATTGCACTACCAATCTCATAGTGGATAACAAGTCTAATGTCTTTGGCCTTCACATTCATCCTCCATCTATCAAATTCTTCTTTGGCCCACTCAACTTTGCAAAGATGAAAGTAAGTCTTTTATATATTCCTAGAAATGTAACATTCAGTATCAGCTCAAGTTATATGAAATTCACACGTACTTGATTGTTTCTTCAACTAGGGAACGAAATTGTATGCATCAAGCCATGAGTCAACAACGTTTCAGCTATACATAGGAACAAAGAACCAGGCAATGTATGGGGCAGGGAGAGAGATGGCGGATTTGCTTCAATCAAAAGCTGGATTGCCTCTAATTTTACGGATGAACCTAATCTCTGACTTTCGAGTTGTCTGGAATATCATAAACCCCAAGTACCAGCACAGTGTCGAGTGTTTATTGTTTCTTTCAAACAGTGGGAGACACAACCAAGCTACAGTGGCAAGAGAAAAATGTAGATCGGTATCTTAATTTATCAGAGATTCTTTTTCCAAGAGGCATTTATAAGTACTGGAATCATGCAAATGAGATGCCATGATGAACTTGTAATGGAATTTTTCGTGTGTTTATTTTATGATCATGCTACATATCTACATCTTATCAAATTCTGATGCGGCATATATATACAGAACGAAAATCaaatcaacaaaacaaaatagtaAATGTATGCAAATTTAGTAGTTTCTCCTTTTTTCTtagtttatgaatttttttttgagaaaaactgGTTTCTCATTTACGTCATTTTCTTTCTTGCTCGGTTTATGAAACCTCCTTTCATGCATACATGATAATGTCTATAtaccaaaaaaatcattttacaaATATCTCTAGTTTCATAATTCCCAACAAATCAATTCATCTATAACTATAAACTCACATGGCTCCAGAGGAGCACAAATGTCTTCCCACTTGATAGGCTCCGTTCTCCAAATCCATCAATACATCCAATTGGTTAATACTATTAGTTTAATTGATATGAAGGAGACTAATTTAGCATACTTAATCGTATATGCCAACCCCCTATTGTCTTAGTGGCCAATGAATGTCAACACCGGATTATATCAAAgttgatatttaaattttaaaaggatACTAATAAAGCAACCAgacaatatataaatagttgCTCGTGCCACTGTGCGTGTAGACATAATGTTGTCATTCTGGAGTTGTTGATGATTTTGTGATTATATATGATTTCCGAGAGACGTCAAGTGCTTTTCTATGAAATATTTAAGCCATGGTATATTTGTACTTTTCATGTTTTCTTTACAGAAAGTATTGTGTGTTGTCAAATAATTATATCTTTTGAATTTAGTGTGCGCATTACATAAGTAAAATTTCAAAAGatgttaattatattacctAACATTTTCATCCACGAATCTATCAGTTTGCATTTCATCTGCCAATAGTTTGAGATATAAGTCATCTGATCAACGCCCATTAAGATAGTAAAATAATACTAAACATAGGATAAGTTATTAAAAGTAGATGATAAGAAACGCAAGGTATCAAATGTAGTTGAACGGGTATCGTGATGGAAACAAATATTAAGTAAGGTGAAGGCGCATaacaagtaaaatatattttacatgtaTATACAAATGTATTAAGTCATTAAAAATGCGAAAGAAAAGACAAACGAATGTTAAACGAAATGATGATTATGGCATATTAAGTGGGAATCCTACGTAGCCCACTTCTGTTGTATAAACTGTATCGTTGATTGTGACTTCAGCAACTAAGTCCCATATCTCTCATACATTTTCTGTTCTCTAAATGGTTTTGCTTTCATACGCATATCGAATACTTCTTATTCATACTCCACTTCTCTTAGCCAGGATTCTGATCAGAATTTACAATTTGTTAATTGCTTTGAGTGCTAAATAGATTAGCAGCTAACCAATAATCAAGTGACTAATCGATCACTTACTGGTTTACTAATGGTATAGGATCGACAAAGTCAGAGCGAgaattgtttttatttgataCCGTTAAAGAAAAGATGCGTAGAACCAGATCAATGCATATGTTTACAACTTATTTGATAAAGTTGTATCTTGTATGAAATTGAGAATATTGATGTGGTATGTGTGTTATATACAGCTTAGAAAGTTGCAAAACTAAGTAGCATATGTTTACAAGTACGATAATTTCCACATCTTAATTACCTACGTTGAACAAATATTCATATACATAAAGTAAAATGTGCATTACTTTATAGATAAAGCAAAGTTTGGATATATGTGGACAAAAATGAATGAAAGAATGTTAATGGAATTTGTGTATAAATTGGAGCCAAATATTGGCACACACTTATTATATTGGAGCCAAGTACTACTACTGGCACACGCCTATTTATTATCCAGTTTAAACTCTCCGGAACACTCACTTGTAGCACCACTCATCTCAGGTTCACGTGATTATATAAGCTTTGACTACATACAGGTGAATATATTTTTCCTCCATATATCTCATTGTTAAGTTCTTTCATTGCTACTATAGCATCTATGTTCGTTATCCGAAAAAGGTGTATATACCTCAAGAGAGCAAGGGCATTTCCATGTGTTTATAGTGTATGGTTAGGACTGTGAGAAAGACTATATATATAGTGTGCAAATGTATACATTAATAAGACGTCTCGTTAATAGTTGCATGTTAATATCTACTTCCTctgttataaaataatatatacaagGTTTCAGAATATTTTGATATAGTATGtgtcaatttttattttcttttgtagaTGAATCACGGAAGTAGTAATGTTGGTAATGAAATAGACGAGAATGCTTTGGGAAAGATGGCCTTTTATATCTTACGGTCTGTTGGTCTGTGTTGCCATCTTATATTCTGTTACAAATACAAAATCACCTGTGTTGGTCTGTGTTGCCatcttttatgttttcttgtctgtgtttttcttttcttcttcagctTACGCCTGCCTTTTAACTAATATCCTTAACAATTTaacacaaacacaaaaacaCTCCAAAGTTTTTCTTACTGTCGAATAAAGAAGCTTGTAAATTAATAATCGTTGTTTAATGATAAAGTAACATTTTTGGCAACTAGAGAATTTTAATT is drawn from Brassica rapa cultivar Chiifu-401-42 chromosome A05, CAAS_Brap_v3.01, whole genome shotgun sequence and contains these coding sequences:
- the LOC103870616 gene encoding uncharacterized protein LOC103870616, which produces MERREEEHYSNYFVQSPSSVFHDLESEFQSPSQYDSVPLVLVRLDETPKHSDFLKYSESKCVIEDDDEKRLMPLRSPSSGWWIVLQILWRFLFSFGVALLVFYIATQPPHPDISLRIGRINQFILQEGVDSHGVTTMLLTFNCTTNLIVDNKSNVFGLHIHPPSIKFFFGPLNFAKMKGTKLYASSHESTTFQLYIGTKNQAMYGAGREMADLLQSKAGLPLILRMNLISDFRVVWNIINPKYQHSVECLLFLSNSGRHNQATVAREKCRSVS